Part of the Bubalus bubalis isolate 160015118507 breed Murrah chromosome 9, NDDB_SH_1, whole genome shotgun sequence genome is shown below.
CTCCGCGTGAGTGCGACATCCCCTCCCCCTCAGCCCACTCGGGGCTGCAGCCACCCCGTCCCGTTGGAGCTTCTTGAACCCAGGGCCCAGGGTCTTGACTCCTCCGACTTGGGAcaggagccccccccccccatttcggAGTTCCCACGGGCTTCCCCCAAACCTCCGTGCTCTAGTCCTTTTCAGGAGTGGCCTGCTGACCTCCTCTAGTTCTCCTGCCCTAACCCCGGATCCTGACCTCCTCAGACCCCTGCTCTCAGAACTCAGGCCGCTAGCTGCCAGCGCTTTCGTcgttggggaaggggtgggtgaCCCTGGCGTCCCGTAGCTCTAGTCTCTCCGAGGTCCCCTGTGGCTCCCCTAGTGCTCCAGTCTCAACCTCCGTATCCTGACCCTCTTCAGAGCCCTCTTCTGAGGACTCAGGCCTCTTGCTGCCAAATCCGTCGTCGGGGTTGGGGAGTGGGAGTGACCCTGGCTTCCCGTGGCTCCAGGCCGGCGAGCGGCAAGGCTCCAGGACAGCATGGGGGCTTCGTGGTGGCTGTCAAGCAAGAGCGCGGCGAGGGCCCGCGGGCCGGAGAGAAGGGGTCCCACGAAGAGGAGGTGAGAGTCCCTGCACTGCTGCGTCGGTGGGCCTTAGCCTTAAAGCTCCGCCCCGAGCTAAATTTGAATTTGCTGTGGCTCCGCCCACAGCCCAGATTTCCCTTCCCAAACTGAGGCCCGCCCCATGTCAGATACCACGCCCCCAAGAGCTCCACTGCCACTGCCTAGGCCCCGCCCACTACCCGGGGAATCTCTGCTAGTAAGGCACGCCCATACAGGGGACACGCCCACAACACAAGCCAACCCAATCCTTGGATTGATGTTCTGTCCCCAGTACCTCTCTGATCCCTTTACCCATGGCCAGGGGTTCCTTAACCCCACTCTCCCAATTCTGAACACTGACCAGGCCATACTTCCATACCTCTGGGTCCCACCTCGTGGTTAGGCCCCACCCAAGTCTTCCAGGGCCCCGCCTCTTCCCCTCTgtgcccagccccagccctccaGACCCCTCCCAACAGCGCGACTGGGTTCTGCAGCCCGTGAAGAAGCGCGGCTGGCCCAAGGGCAAGAAGCGGAAGAAGATCCTGCCTAATGGGCCCAAGGCACCTGTCACCGGCTACGTGCGTTTCCTGAACGAGCGGCGCGAGCAGATCCGGACGCGCCACCCGGACCTGCCCTTTCCCGAGATCACCAAGATGCTGGGCGCCGAGTGGAGCAAGCTGCAGCCGGCGGAGAAACAGGTGGGGACGGCCCGGGACCACTGACTGACCTGCCCTCACTCACTCAGACATCTATTAGCATCACTTACCCCCAAGGAACAGGTGTGGCAGGCCCTTCGTTCTGCCGGGAGGACTGACGACCCGTTAGCTCTCTCCAGCTTGttgaagggaggggagggtggcagTTGGCTGGAATAAACATAAAAGTTAATAAACACCGTTATAAAAGAAGTCGAGGGTGGATGCTGGATTTTTGTTAGAAACCTTGCGGTTTTAAAGTTCtggtaattaatttaaaatttgcaaaAACATCAAGGAAATGTAACAAAATCACCAGCAGCTTACACCCTCTACATGGTATTTCAACAGGCAAAATGGATTTAGAAGGGCAGGTCAGCCCAGAGGTGGGAGCCTGCAGACAGTCAGACACCAGGGAGTGGTTTAAAAAGGCTGGAATTGGGGTGAGGTAGTGAGGTCCGGGAGTTGGGAGGTGGCTTGAGCAGCAGAGTGAAGTGCGAAGTTTTGTCTGGAGGGCAGCAGGGAGCTGTGGAAAAGTGTAGCACAGCGGGCTGAGTGATGGAGCCTGCGAGGCCTCCGCTGCCACTGGGCTGagccttctctccctgcccccaccagcgGTACTTGGACGAGGCTGAACGGGAGAAGCAGCAGTACATGAAGGAGCTGAGGGCCTACCAGCAGTCGGAAGCCTACAAGATGTGTGCGGAGAAGATCCAGGAAAAGAAGATCAAGAAAGGTGCGAAGGGCCTCAGCCCCCAGGCAGCTGAGTGCTTACCCTGAGACAGGTGACCCAGGCCGACGCACCCCCCAATCCCACCCCCTGCCAAAGGGTCTCTCACGGTCACGTGGGAACGAGGCACATGTAACCAGATAGTTGTGAGTGAACGGGGCTGATCTGTACTGAGATAGGACACTCATGGAtatgagggtgggggaaggggcccAGGAGGGGCCTTTGATCCAGGATGAGCaggtgcgggggggggggggggggggggggtggggggccggcGGTGTTGGTGGAAATAGTGacgttccaggcagaggggacagcatGTGCAAAGCAGGGGCTCAGAGGAGACCTGGGAGActgaccctgccctcctccctcccccaccagagGATTCCAGCTCTGGGCTCATGAATACCCTTTTGAATGGACACAAGGTAAGCGTCCCTCCTCCACGGAGAACACCGGGGCGAGAAAGGTCTGGCGTGTTTAAACCCCCGGGTGACCAAGGACCGTCGCTCATGGGGTGAAGTGAGCACCCCGTCCAGATGTGCACGAGTGGAGGCGGGGCACTCACACAAATTGAGAGGGGGGCAGTAAAATGGACTCTGACCCAGGTAGCCTCAGGAGACCCTCCCAAGCTTAGGGGATGTCCCATAGGGGGGTTGACTGACCCCCCTCAAAATTGCCACCTTGTCTTGTCGTCCCAGGGTGGGGACTGTGACGGCTTCTCGACTTTCGACGTCCCCATCTTCACTGAAGAGTTCTTGGACCAAAACAAAGGTGAGTGCTGACCAGCGGTTCTTGAAGCAAGCGTTGAATCAAGAGGGCATCGAGGCGGGAGGCAGTGGGTGCCTTCCTCTCTTGCCCTCGCAGCCCAGACTGCTGACATGTGGGGCTGGATACAGAGCAGTGACGGAAGGCTTGGCGTGGGGCACAGCTCGGGGCAAAGCAGGCAGAGGGAAGGCGGCAGGGGGATGGCGGGGAAGCCTCAGGCTCTGACCCGGCTCCCCGCCTGCAGCGCGGGAGGCGGAGCTGCGGCGCCTGCGGAAGATGAACGTGGCCTTCGAGGAGCAGAACGCTGTGCTGCAAAGGCACACGCAGAGCATGAGCAGCGCGCGCGAGCGTCTGGAGCAGGAGCTGGCGCTGGAGGAGCGGCGGACGCTGGCgctgcagcagcagctccaggcgGTGCGCCAAGCGCTCACCGCCAGCTTCGCTTCGCTGCCAGTGCCTGGTGTGGAGGCCCCGCCCCCAACAACCTAGTCCCGCCCCGCCTACCCCGCGAGTCCCGCCCCCTCTGACCCCGCCCTCGATGACCTCGGGCTCTGCCCGGGCTTCCGCGAGTTCCGCCCCCTCTGACCCCGCCCAGCAAGTCCTCACTCTGGCATCCCTTCACCCCCAGTCGCTTCACAAACCGCTTCTCTGTCCGACCGACGCGCCCCTGCTGACCCTTACTCCCGGGTATCCTAAGCCCCCGCGGCCCCGTCCTCACTGAACGCTGCTCGTGCCAGCCCCGCCCACAGTAGCCCTCGTGCCCCGCCTCTCCCCGGGTCTAACTTCCGTGTTCATTCCTCGGCTGACCTAGGCCAACTTCTCCCCCACCAGTCCCCGAATCCCCCCATCACGACCCCGCCCTCTCCATCTTCCATCTTCTGACCTCTGCCACAGTTGACCTTGATTTCCCCGGGTCCAGACGCCCTGACCGCGCGCACCTGACCCCACTGACGCTCACCCATGGCCCCCTCCTCTTACCCCCACCTTCTGATCTTTGTTTCCGTGGTGATCCCCCACTGGGCTCGTCTGACGGGTCCCTGCCTCCCCAGGCACCGGCGAAACGCCCACGCTCAGCACCCTGGACTTCTACATGGCCCGGCTGCACGGCGCCATCGAGCGCGACCCCGCCCAGCACGAGAAGCTCATCGTCCGCATCAAGGAGATCCTGGCCCAGGTCGCCAGGTGTGTACCAGGGCAGGTCTGCACCCCGCCCGTTCAGCCCAGCTTGGGCTGCCTAGCGTGGGGACCACCTCAGGCTTGACTTGCCTTGGAGAAGCCTGACTACATAAACCGGCTTTAGGTCTCCAGCGGGCTTTCTGGGGTCTGGGGCCGCTGCCGCCAAGTGGGATCTAACTGCCAGATCTTATTCTGAGGCCACAGTGCTTGCAGGATCTACTAGGTGGGGCTGGTTTGATGTAGGTGGCTAATGGCCTAGCTACTGGGGAGCCCTAATTCAGCCTGGTACTGTGTTAAATGCTGCTTGGGGGATGTTGGGGCCAGCACACCCCTGGCTCAGGGGACCCAGAGCTTCACCACAGCTTCTCCATGGGTTTTTCTGGGTGGCTCCTAGCTGCCCAGGATAGGTGGGATCAACTCCAGGCCCCCCACCCTAGCATCCGAAGGAGCAGAGGGTGGTGGCCTCTGGGGTACCCCAGGATGGGGATGGGGGCTGAGACCTGATGTGGGTCCCCCATCAACTAATCTCTTCTTTTGTCACAGTGAACATCTATGAGGGTGTCGGCCGCCCCACAGATCCA
Proteins encoded:
- the HMG20B gene encoding SWI/SNF-related matrix-associated actin-dependent regulator of chromatin subfamily E member 1-related, coding for MSGAVQGGAGSRGGLPAVGWSVVAAERSGKVSLEVRPGVAMSHGPKQPSAASAPASGKAPGQHGGFVVAVKQERGEGPRAGEKGSHEEEPVKKRGWPKGKKRKKILPNGPKAPVTGYVRFLNERREQIRTRHPDLPFPEITKMLGAEWSKLQPAEKQRYLDEAEREKQQYMKELRAYQQSEAYKMCAEKIQEKKIKKEDSSSGLMNTLLNGHKGGDCDGFSTFDVPIFTEEFLDQNKAREAELRRLRKMNVAFEEQNAVLQRHTQSMSSARERLEQELALEERRTLALQQQLQAVRQALTASFASLPVPGTGETPTLSTLDFYMARLHGAIERDPAQHEKLIVRIKEILAQVASEHL